Proteins encoded together in one Camelina sativa cultivar DH55 chromosome 9, Cs, whole genome shotgun sequence window:
- the LOC104710820 gene encoding uncharacterized protein LOC104710820, which yields MKADFSIDEEGEKDVKKKEKKGKKHMEDVEDERKGLLDIWKVIEKMNGTISDLGKNLISRMDALEGKFDSFVEKRMGILDGKLSENIKMVEVDLKGMKDTKPTVVPNNEEDEAHSQQPSWMVEMKPTSNDEFPVPRVVKKVYTVSNKKNKTESEISADLPLCEKNYQKNIVGDVLKKLGRKNEKPKAAVVGESTEHNKKKGKRPAVAVDELEDITEKVVALHTKMASSSEDTWDDPQQQLASKRLDATLISLGEALKTLDGDRTQAKRMQQLAKSQKYQYVGNSTVKRIIPSNVSYDLLKPAEDDKLQKLLDFLKRDQ from the exons atgaaagCTGATTTCTCaattgatgaagaaggagaaaaagatgtaaagaagaaggaaaagaaaggcAAGAAACATATGGAG GATGTGGAAGATGAGAGAAAAGGCTTGTTGGATATTTGGAAGGTGATAGAAAAAATGAATGGGACAATTTCCGACTTGGGCAAGAATTTAATCAGTAGAATGGACGCTTTAGAAGGTAAATTCGATTCTTTTGTTGAGAAGAGAATGGGTATCTTAGATGGGAAGCTTAGTGAGAATATTAAAATGGTGGAGGTAGATTTGAAAGGAATGAAAGATACAAAACCCACTGTTGTCCCAAACAATGAAGAGGATGAGGCACATAGTCAACAACCA TCTTGGATGGTAGAGATGAAACCGACTTCGAATGATGAATTTCCAGTCCCTCGAGTGGTGAAGAAGGTTTACACAGTGAGTAATAAAAAGAACAAGACAGAATCAGAAATATCTGCTGACCTTCCTTTATGTGAGAAGAATTATCAGAAGAATATTGTGGGTGATGTTTTAAAGAAACTTGGTCGCAAGAATGAGAAGCCGAAAGCTGCAGTTGTTGGAGAAAGTACCGAACATAATAAGAAAAAGGGAAAGCGGCCAGCTGTTGCCGTTGATGAACTTGAAGATATTACTGAAAAAGTTGTAGCTCTCCATACTAAAATGGCTTCCAGTTCTGAAGATACATGGGATGATCCTCAACAACAGTTGGCCAGTAAAAGGCTTGATGCAACATTGATATCTCTTGGAGAGGCGTTAAAAACTTTGGACGGAGATAGGACACAAGCAAAACGAATGCAACAGTTGGCAAAATCTCAAAAGTATCAATATGTTGGTAACTCTACTGTTAAGCGCATAATCCCTTCCAATGTGTCTTATGATCTTCTTAAGCCAGCTGAAGATGATAAGTTACAAAAACTTCTTGATTTCCTGAAGCGTGATCAGTAA